ATTCCCGTTAATGCCCTCCATGGTCTCTGCCGCAACCATGGCGTTGATGATAGCCTCTTCGACTGACTGCACCGTAGCTTCAAACAGGGGATTGATCTGGTCGTTCGATATCATTTCGACCTGCGTTGATCTCTCGCGGCTGAAAGCGTCGGGGTTTGCTGTAGAGAAAGCTGTAAAAATATCACCTGAACTGTTTTCTCCGCGGCCGCCAACAATGCCGATGCCAAGGGGTACCCTTGCAGCGATCCTTTTCAACTGGTGTGGCAATAGGGGGGCATCTGTTGCCACAACAACAATAATGGAACCCTGTCCTTCAGGTTTTTTGTATTCAGGGGGCGTTACTAATTTGTTGTTCAGCGTATCCTTTAATTCCAAACCAACCGGTACGCCGGCTATGGTCAGGTTCTTTTTCCGGCCGAAATTTGATTGCACCAGCACGCCCAGGGTATACTGCTTGCCGTTGATGGTAAAAACCCGCGAGGCGGTGCCCGTTCCTCCCTTAAAGCCCAGGCACATCATGCCAGTGCCGCCGCCCACGTTGCCTTCCTGCACAGGGCCGGGCTTGGCTGAGTCCAAAGCTTCATAAGCATTGGCTTCTTTCACATGGAAACCATAAATGTCATTCAAAAATCCATCATAGGTTTCGGCCACTACCGGGTAGGTGTACCAAAAATCCTCGCGATACCAGTTTTTATCCACAAACCATTTTAATACAGCATCGCGTACGGTGCCTACACTGTTGGTATTGGTGATCATGACCGGGCTTTCCAGAAACCCCGACTCCGTTATCCAGGTGGTGCCCGTCATTTCGCCGTTGCCGTTCAGTGAATACCAATTAGCAAATACAGGGTGATGGTTTACTTTACCATTTGGGAAAATAGCCGTTACACCCGTTCGTACCGGCCCCTTGCCAATATGGTCCTTACCAGAGCCGCTTATTATCGTGCTGAACCCAACTTCGACACCAGGCACGTCGGTAATAGCATTATATTTACCCGGTGTGCCGGTAAAAGGGATACCAATATCCCGTGCACGCGGTTTTTGAGCGAAGGCTGAAGTTGAGATCGAAATAAAAATGATCCAGGGGCAAATTGTTTTGAGACGGTGATGAAGCATAGGGTATGGCTTTATAGTTTAAATATAGCTATTTCCCTTTGCTACTGCTTCTGCTACTTTAATTATCTTTGCCGCAATGGTGGTATCGGAATCAGCCTTAAGAAACTTTACCGGGAATATTTTCCTGGCAATGGGATGCAGTACTGAACACGCCCGGTTGGCTGCCGATGTTTTGATCAGGTCTGACCTGCGTGGAATTGATTCGCACGGCGTAGCGCGGTTGACAGGTTATGTACGACTTTGGGAAAAGAAGCGCATCAACACCACGCCGGGTATTAAAATAGTTCACCAAACGCCTACTACCGCAACGGTCGATGGAGATGCAGGTCTTGGCCTTGTTGTCGCTCCTTTTGCTATGAGGCTTGCCATGGAAAAGGCCGAACAATATGGATCGGGGTGGGTTTCGGTGCGTAATTCCAACCATTTTGGTATTGCGGGATATCATGCTTTGATGGCGGTTGAAAAAGATATGATCGGCTTTGCCATGACCAATGCCAGCCCCTTGGTTTCGCCTACTTATTCCAGCGAGCGTTTATTGGGTACAAACCCCATTTGCTATGCTTTTCCTGCCGGGAAATACCCGCCGGTAGTTGTGGATATGGCTACATCGGCCGCAGCAAACGGGAAACTGGAAATTGCCCAGCGGTTGGGTAAGCAAGTGCCGGAAGGCTGGATACAGGGAAAGGATGGGAAATCAACTACCGATCCGCATGCTTTGAAATCCGGGGGAGCGTTGCTCCCGCTTGGAAGTGACCCCGAACATGGCAGCCATAAAGGCTTTGGCTTAAGCGCGACGGTCGATATTTTATCAGCGGTGCTATCAGGTGCCAATTACGGCCCATGGGTGCCGCCGTTCGTGGCATTTTTGGATCCGCCCGACGACCCCGTCGGCGCCGGGATCGGTCATTTCGTAGGCGCTATGCGTGTTGACGGCTTTCGCCCGGTTGATGAATTTAAAACACACCTGGATAACTGGATAGAACGGTTCAGATCATCGGCAACGATAAACCCGGATCAGAAAGTTATCATTCCCGGCGAACCGGAGACGGCGGCTGAAATATACAGAAAGGCAAACGGCATCCCTTTGGTGGATGCCATTGTTAATGATTTGAATGGGTTGGCAGAGAAGTTCGGATTAATATTAATCGATCACTAAAAAACCGATTCCGGAGTCTTCATTTGTAATAAAATTTCTAATCAGGTCCGCATTCAAAAGAAGTTTGTTGGCTATTTTTAAGTTTGAGGAATTGCCAAATCTCAGCCATATTATTTTTGGCGGCGTGCCTTTTAAAGTTGCAAGATCGATAAAGTCACTATCGAATGTTATAACTGTATAACTATTTACAAGGGCGTAGTCCCATATTGTTTGATCGGATGCGTCCGTGAGGCCCAGGCTCTTAACATGATCGATGGTTTCGTATAAACCCGACAGGAGTGCAACAACCCGAAATGATATATTTTGATCGAGAAGGATTTTCACGAAACCACTCTTAATTTGTGTTCCTTTTCGGCTGCGTAGGATAAGCAGGCTTTTATTTGGTTTTCATTTAATTCTGGGAAGTCTGAAATTATATCATTGATCGTCATACCTTCAGAAAGCCAGCTCAAAACATCATAAACAGAGATTCGGGTGCCGATGATTATTGGCCTCCCAAACCTCTTTTCAGGATTTATCTCAATATACTCTGAATAATTCATGTACTAATATAATTAATTTCAAAGTTTATTGCTAATCTGGGAATCAAATTCAATTCACTCCTCTGAATAGCCTGCTCCACCTTATCTTGTGCAGAAAGTCGGCTTTGTCGTCCCAACTCATCCATACAAACAGCGCCCGGCCCACGATATGGTCCTCGGGTACAAATCCCCAATAGCGGCTATCGGCCGAATCGTGGCGGTTATCGCCCATCATCCAGTAGTAGTTCATTTTGAAAGTATAGCTGTCGGTTTTCTGGCCGTTGATATAAATATCGCTTCCTTTTATCTCTAATTTATTATTCTCGTAAACCTCTATCGCCCGGGCATATAAAGGGAAAGTAACGCTGTCGAGCTTTACGGTCCAGCCTTTTTTGGGAATAATGATTGGGCCGTAGTTATCCTGGTTCCATTTGTAGTCGTGCAATTTACCAGGCAGGGCATGGAAAGCCGGGTAGTACGGATTTGAGGGGAACACCTGGTTATTCGGGTCCGGATCATCGCCTTTATGCGCTATGTTCGGATATATCGATTTGACATTGGAATAAGTTCTTACAATGTTTGCGGCGCTTCGCGGCATGGTCATATAGCCATTGCCGTAATCGGAAATTCCCAGGTCATCCTTCACCTGCGGATTAAGGTCGACTCCGGTTGTGTTAACGGTATAGTCGATCTGCTGCCCCGGGGCGTTAGGCGCAGCTTTGCTATTGACGTATACCTGGGCGTTCACCACGCTTAAAGTGTCGCCCGGCGTTCCCTGGCAGCGCTTGATATAGTTTTCCTGTTTATCAACCGGTCTGTACAACGGCGAATCGGCGTCCATTGGGTAGTTGAAAACCACCACATCGCCTTTTTTGATGTCGCTTAATCCCGGCAAGCGATAATAGGGTAATTTAATGCCGTCCCAATACGATTTAATATTGATAAGCGGCATCGTATTGTGTGCAAACGGGAACGATACAGGCGTTTCAGGCAAGCGGGGGCCGTAATTTACTTTACTGACAAAAAGGAAATCGCCTACCAGTAACGAGCGCTCCATTGACGGGGTAGGTATGGTATAAGCCTCGATAAAGAATGTCCGTATCAGAGTAGCGGCCACAACTGCGAATATGATGGCTTCCGTCCATTCGCGGGTGGTGGATTTTTTTAATGATTTCTGGTATTTCTCTTTGAATTCGGGACTTGTTGCAGGTCCAAGATATTTCGTTTCCTTGTCATTACCCCATTTGATCAGGTAAATAAAAGGGATCAATATGCCTGCGGCGTGATCGCGAAAACGAAATTTACCAAATGATTTCAGGAAATCCACCATAATACCCATCGCCACCAGGATACCCAAACCTGGGATCAGGTAAAGCACCAGCCACCAGCCGGGCCTGCCGCTAAGTTTGATCCTCATGTACATGCTGAAAACAGGAATAACGGCCTTCCAACCGGCTTCGCCCGCTTTTTCAAACAGTTTATAAAGCCCAACGTAGGGTAGTATGATAAATAGTGCAAGTAAAAGGATTAATTCAACAATATTCACTTCAGTATTTTTTAGTTAATCTGTATTTTATTTTCCAAAATCGAACATCTCTTCAACCGAAAAGAAGCCCTTTTTATTTTGCACCCATTCGGCGGCGAGCACGGCGCCTAAGGCAAATCCGTTGCGGTTGTGGGCGGTATGTTTGAACTCGATGGAATCGACCTCTGAATCATAGATCACAGTGTGAGTGCCCGGCACGCTGTCGATACGGAACGACTCGATCAATAACTGGTCGTTTTTGATGTTTTCATCATTGGTGTCATCACCTTCCGACGTAAGCACGTTCACCCATTCCTTTTTGGAATCAGTATTTTCGATGATGCCTTCGGCAATGGTGATAGCCGTTCCGCTGGGCGAATCGAGTTTTTGCATGTGGTGAATTTCTTCAACCTGCACATCATAATACGGGTAATTGTTCATCAACTTTGCCAGTACCTTGTTCACATGGAAAAAGATATTGACCCCCACGCTGAAATTTGATGCATAAAGCATGGTATGCCCGCTATCAAGACATTTTTTTTTAAGCTCGGGCAAATGTTCATACCAGCCCGTTGTGCCAACCACTATGGGCACGCCTGCTTCAAAACACTTTTGAATGTTATCCAGTACAGATCCGGGCGTGCTGAATTCGATCACGACGTCGGCCTTTTTTAGGTTTTCGATGGTGAGATCCTGCCGGTTGTAAAAATCAATTTTTAAAAAGATCTCATGCTTGCGGTCGGTAGCGATCTTTTCGATGATCTTCCCCATTTTTCCGTAGCCCAGTAATGCAATATTCATCAAACTATACTATTCTGTTATCAACCGACTAAGGTAGATATAAATTTTGCTTTGTTTGTTTCAGCCGGAGACAATTTTAAGATGCACCTTACCTAAGGGTAAAAGTAAGCGTTACCGATGGGTAATAACTTCCCAGACTGTTAAAAGCGTAAGATGGCTGGGTTAGCACACCCGGTCGTATTTTGAGTGAAAGGTTGTTATCCATAGTGAAACGCTGGATAAATTTGGCATCGATATAAGCATCGATCATTTGTATGCCCCAGGCGCCAAGGGTGCCAAGGATACAAAGGTCGCGATTACGCCGGTAGCCATCCTGCGCATTGATAATATCGGCATCGGAAACCTGCGTGTATTGAGGCAGGCGGCCTTCCTGTATGCCCTTCTCGCGAAGCTGGGCCTCTTTTAAGAAAATTTTGTAATAATGCTGGTTATAAACAATAGCATCGCCCAAAAGCCCTATGCCGGCATAAATAAATGGTACTTTCCACCAGCGGTGATTGTATAGCTGCCCCCAGCCGGGTATAATAGCCGAGCGGATGAGCGCCTTATGCGGACTATGTGTCGAATCGGGATGATAAACTTTGCCTTTGGTTATAGGCGGAACATATTTTCTTGTGCTATTGATAGAATCGCGCTTTGCGTTCAGGCTATCGGCCTTTGTTTTTGAAACAACGGTATCGGGTTTTTGGGCCTTTGCTACAAAAACCAGTGCGCTCATGCACCAAATAAGGAACAGAAATTTGTACATTCTTACCAATCCAGCATTTCGAGGATGCGGCTAAGATCATCTTCCGATAAGAAAGGGATCTCTATCGAACCTTTACCCTGGCTGTTTACTTTAAGTTTAACTTGCGTACTAAATTTCGAAGCCAGGTCAGCCTGTATTTTCTGTACCTGGAACGATAATGGTTCAGGTTGTTTTCCCTCTTTCTTAACCGGCCGTTGTAATTCGCGCGCCAGTTCTTCCACCTTTCTAACAGACAACCCGTCTTTGGTGATCAGTTTATGGATATATAACTGTTTATCCGGGTCATTTATTGTGATGAGTGCGCGGGCGTGTCCCATACTTACCTGCCCGTCGCGGATAGAGGCCTGTATAGTAGGGGGTAATTTTAACAACCGGAGGTAATTTGTTACGGTCGAACGGTTTTTGCTCACCCGTTCGCCCAGCTCTTCCTGCTTCAGGTTGCATTCCTCTATCATCCGCTGAAAGCTTAACGCCACTTCAATAGCGTTCAGGTTTTCGCGCTGGATATTCTCAATGAGCGCCATTTCCAGCATCTGCTGGTCGTTGGCGGTACGCACATAGGCGGGTATGGATGTTAACCCGGCCAGCCTGGAAGCCCGCAAACGGCGCTCGCCCGATATTAACTGGTAACGGTGTGCGCTTAGGCGCCTTACCGTAATAGGCTGAATAAGCCCCTGCAATTTGATGGAATCGGCCAGTTCGGTCAGCGCATCGGTATCAAAATCGGTACGCGGCTGAAAAGGGTTAACTTCTATCTCGGATATCTTTATCTCGTTTACCGAGCCCATAGGATTCACCTCGGGTGTGCCGGTACCAAAGTCGTTTTTGTTCGGTAGTACGCTTACAGAATCATTCAGCAGGGCACTTAATCCCTTTCCCAAAGCATTTCTCTTCTCTGCACTCATTTTATATGGTTTCTGTTGTCGCTACGGTTTCGCCTTTCAGCATGCCGTTTTTGCGCACTATTTCGCGCGCCAGGTTCAAATAGTTAATAGCTCCTTTGCAGTTGGCATCGTGCATAATTACCGACATGCCAAAGCTTGGCGCTTCGCTCAAACGCGTGTTGCGCTGTATAATGGTATCAAAAACCATATCCTCGAAATGGTTGCGCACCTCTTCAACTACCTGGTTAGACAAGCGCAACCTTACATCGTACATAGTAAGCAGAATGCCTTCAATTTCAAGCGTAGTATTCAAACGTGTTTGAACGATCTTGATTGTGTTCAGTAATTTGCCTAATCCTTCCAGGGCAAAGTATTCGCACTGCACCGGTATGATCACCGAGTCGGCAGCGGTTAAGGCATTGATGGTAATGAGGCCCAGTGACGGCGAACAGTCTATAATGATAAAATCATATTCGCTGCGCAAACCGTCGAGCACCGCTTTCATTTTGTACTCGCGGTCGGTCAGGTTTATCATTTCTATCTCGGCGCCTACCAGGTCGATATGTGCCGGCAGCAGGTCGAGATTTGGTGTTTCGGTTTTTTGAATAGCCTCGTGCGGGTCGACATTATTGATCACGCATTCGTAAATGCTGTTCTTGATCGTGCGTGGGTCGTACCCTATGCCCGATGTTGAATTAGCCTGCGGATCGGCGTCGACCAATAATGTTTTATACTCCAATACAGCCAAACTTGCGGCCAGGTTTATGGATGATGTAGTTTTCCCTACGCCGCCTTTCTGGTTGGCTAAAGCAATTATTTTACTCATTCTGTATACTCCAATTTTATTACGGGCCGGGCAAAAATGAAACTAAATTTCTGTTTTTGAAATAGTATTTTTACCGCCGATAAAGATACGTATTTATACCATTCAGAAATCCACAGCTTACGTTAACTTACAAACAAAACGACGACTGATTTATTGAATTAATGAATTATTGAATGGGTAACCGTGGTGCGAAATCAATAAATCCATAATTCGGTCATTCAATAATTAACTACATGATCACTATTATATCCTCGACCAATCGCCCCGGCAGTTCAACACTCAAAGTGGCGCAATATTACCAGCATAAGCTTCGCGAAAAGGGGGTTGATGCCGGGTTGCTGTCGCTTGCGCAATTGCCAGCGAACCTTATCCAAACTGACCTTTACGGCAACCGGAGCAAGGAGTTTGAACCGATACAGGAAATGGTAACTAAAACTGACAAGTTCATTTTTATCATCCCCGAATATAACGGCAGTTTCCCGGGCGTATTAAAAACATTCGTCGATGCCTGCTCGTTTCCGGAAAGTTTTTACGATAAGAAAGTTGCGCTGGTGGGTATATCGTCGGGCAAGTATGGGAACATCAGGGGGGTAGATCATTTTACGGGCGTGTGCCATTACATCCATTTAAATGTAATGCCGCTGAAATTACATATCGCCTCTATCCATAAAGAGCTGGATGCTGATGGTAAATTCTTTAAAGACGACACGCTGCGTTTTACCAATGAGCAAATGGATAAGTTTATTAAATTTTGATTATACCGATTATCGCCGCCAAAATCGGCGTAATCATTTTTAATAATCGGTGGAATCGTCATTTCCCGTTGATCAGCTTCGCCATGCCAAACGCAGCTGCGGCTGCCAATGCGCCAATGATAAGCACTTTTAATGCACCGGAAAATGGTGGCTGCCCCGTTACTTTGCTTTTGAAATAGCCGAAAACGAATAAACATACCATCGTAATGGCACAAGAGTAATACAACGCCTGCTGCGAGTCGTCGACAAAAAAGTATGGTGACAAAGGAATAATACCCCCCACGATATAGGAAAGCCCAATGGTAATGGCGCTTTGCCGGGCGCGGTTTTCCTCGGGCTTTTCAAGGCCCAGCTCATATTTCATCATAAAGTCGACCCATTTATCCTTATCCTTTGCCATTTCATCCGCCACCTCGTTTTGCAGCTTTTCGGATAGTCCGAAACCGGCAAATACTTCCTTAACCTCCATTTTTTCCTGCTCGGGCACGCGCTCCACCTCATCGTATTCGCGTTGCAGCTCAGAGGCATAGTGGTCGGACTCCGTTTTCCCCGCCAGGAACCCCCCAAGCCCCATTGCTATGGAGCCGGCAACGATCTCGGCAATGCCGGCGGTAACCACGATACCCGAATGGGCACTCGCGCCGCTCAAACCCGCGGCAAGTGCGAATGGAACGGTCAGGCCGTCAGACATCCCGATCACGATGTCGCGTATGGTATCTGAGCTTTTTAAATGCTGTTCATGGTGCATAAGCTAAATGTACGTTATTGTTCACTCCTTTGGTTATCAAAGTGTTATTTATGATTAGTCTGAATTAGGGGAGTATTGCATAAAAGCCTATATTTGCGTCACC
Above is a window of Mucilaginibacter ginsenosidivorans DNA encoding:
- a CDS encoding DUF433 domain-containing protein produces the protein MNYSEYIEINPEKRFGRPIIIGTRISVYDVLSWLSEGMTINDIISDFPELNENQIKACLSYAAEKEHKLRVVS
- a CDS encoding VIT1/CCC1 transporter family protein, with amino-acid sequence MHHEQHLKSSDTIRDIVIGMSDGLTVPFALAAGLSGASAHSGIVVTAGIAEIVAGSIAMGLGGFLAGKTESDHYASELQREYDEVERVPEQEKMEVKEVFAGFGLSEKLQNEVADEMAKDKDKWVDFMMKYELGLEKPEENRARQSAITIGLSYIVGGIIPLSPYFFVDDSQQALYYSCAITMVCLFVFGYFKSKVTGQPPFSGALKVLIIGALAAAAAFGMAKLINGK
- the lepB gene encoding signal peptidase I, which gives rise to MNIVELILLLALFIILPYVGLYKLFEKAGEAGWKAVIPVFSMYMRIKLSGRPGWWLVLYLIPGLGILVAMGIMVDFLKSFGKFRFRDHAAGILIPFIYLIKWGNDKETKYLGPATSPEFKEKYQKSLKKSTTREWTEAIIFAVVAATLIRTFFIEAYTIPTPSMERSLLVGDFLFVSKVNYGPRLPETPVSFPFAHNTMPLINIKSYWDGIKLPYYRLPGLSDIKKGDVVVFNYPMDADSPLYRPVDKQENYIKRCQGTPGDTLSVVNAQVYVNSKAAPNAPGQQIDYTVNTTGVDLNPQVKDDLGISDYGNGYMTMPRSAANIVRTYSNVKSIYPNIAHKGDDPDPNNQVFPSNPYYPAFHALPGKLHDYKWNQDNYGPIIIPKKGWTVKLDSVTFPLYARAIEVYENNKLEIKGSDIYINGQKTDSYTFKMNYYWMMGDNRHDSADSRYWGFVPEDHIVGRALFVWMSWDDKADFLHKIRWSRLFRGVN
- a CDS encoding DmpA family aminopeptidase, which translates into the protein MLHHRLKTICPWIIFISISTSAFAQKPRARDIGIPFTGTPGKYNAITDVPGVEVGFSTIISGSGKDHIGKGPVRTGVTAIFPNGKVNHHPVFANWYSLNGNGEMTGTTWITESGFLESPVMITNTNSVGTVRDAVLKWFVDKNWYREDFWYTYPVVAETYDGFLNDIYGFHVKEANAYEALDSAKPGPVQEGNVGGGTGMMCLGFKGGTGTASRVFTINGKQYTLGVLVQSNFGRKKNLTIAGVPVGLELKDTLNNKLVTPPEYKKPEGQGSIIVVVATDAPLLPHQLKRIAARVPLGIGIVGGRGENSSGDIFTAFSTANPDAFSRERSTQVEMISNDQINPLFEATVQSVEEAIINAMVAAETMEGINGNTSYALPHDAVIRLLRKHGMVK
- a CDS encoding DUF5683 domain-containing protein — its product is MSALVFVAKAQKPDTVVSKTKADSLNAKRDSINSTRKYVPPITKGKVYHPDSTHSPHKALIRSAIIPGWGQLYNHRWWKVPFIYAGIGLLGDAIVYNQHYYKIFLKEAQLREKGIQEGRLPQYTQVSDADIINAQDGYRRNRDLCILGTLGAWGIQMIDAYIDAKFIQRFTMDNNLSLKIRPGVLTQPSYAFNSLGSYYPSVTLTFTLR
- a CDS encoding DUF5615 family PIN-like protein gives rise to the protein MKILLDQNISFRVVALLSGLYETIDHVKSLGLTDASDQTIWDYALVNSYTVITFDSDFIDLATLKGTPPKIIWLRFGNSSNLKIANKLLLNADLIRNFITNEDSGIGFLVID
- the dapB gene encoding 4-hydroxy-tetrahydrodipicolinate reductase → MNIALLGYGKMGKIIEKIATDRKHEIFLKIDFYNRQDLTIENLKKADVVIEFSTPGSVLDNIQKCFEAGVPIVVGTTGWYEHLPELKKKCLDSGHTMLYASNFSVGVNIFFHVNKVLAKLMNNYPYYDVQVEEIHHMQKLDSPSGTAITIAEGIIENTDSKKEWVNVLTSEGDDTNDENIKNDQLLIESFRIDSVPGTHTVIYDSEVDSIEFKHTAHNRNGFALGAVLAAEWVQNKKGFFSVEEMFDFGK
- a CDS encoding Ldh family oxidoreductase, translating into MVVSESALRNFTGNIFLAMGCSTEHARLAADVLIRSDLRGIDSHGVARLTGYVRLWEKKRINTTPGIKIVHQTPTTATVDGDAGLGLVVAPFAMRLAMEKAEQYGSGWVSVRNSNHFGIAGYHALMAVEKDMIGFAMTNASPLVSPTYSSERLLGTNPICYAFPAGKYPPVVVDMATSAAANGKLEIAQRLGKQVPEGWIQGKDGKSTTDPHALKSGGALLPLGSDPEHGSHKGFGLSATVDILSAVLSGANYGPWVPPFVAFLDPPDDPVGAGIGHFVGAMRVDGFRPVDEFKTHLDNWIERFRSSATINPDQKVIIPGEPETAAEIYRKANGIPLVDAIVNDLNGLAEKFGLILIDH
- a CDS encoding NADPH-dependent FMN reductase is translated as MITIISSTNRPGSSTLKVAQYYQHKLREKGVDAGLLSLAQLPANLIQTDLYGNRSKEFEPIQEMVTKTDKFIFIIPEYNGSFPGVLKTFVDACSFPESFYDKKVALVGISSGKYGNIRGVDHFTGVCHYIHLNVMPLKLHIASIHKELDADGKFFKDDTLRFTNEQMDKFIKF
- a CDS encoding ParA family protein; translated protein: MSKIIALANQKGGVGKTTSSINLAASLAVLEYKTLLVDADPQANSTSGIGYDPRTIKNSIYECVINNVDPHEAIQKTETPNLDLLPAHIDLVGAEIEMINLTDREYKMKAVLDGLRSEYDFIIIDCSPSLGLITINALTAADSVIIPVQCEYFALEGLGKLLNTIKIVQTRLNTTLEIEGILLTMYDVRLRLSNQVVEEVRNHFEDMVFDTIIQRNTRLSEAPSFGMSVIMHDANCKGAINYLNLAREIVRKNGMLKGETVATTETI
- a CDS encoding ParB/RepB/Spo0J family partition protein, with amino-acid sequence MSAEKRNALGKGLSALLNDSVSVLPNKNDFGTGTPEVNPMGSVNEIKISEIEVNPFQPRTDFDTDALTELADSIKLQGLIQPITVRRLSAHRYQLISGERRLRASRLAGLTSIPAYVRTANDQQMLEMALIENIQRENLNAIEVALSFQRMIEECNLKQEELGERVSKNRSTVTNYLRLLKLPPTIQASIRDGQVSMGHARALITINDPDKQLYIHKLITKDGLSVRKVEELARELQRPVKKEGKQPEPLSFQVQKIQADLASKFSTQVKLKVNSQGKGSIEIPFLSEDDLSRILEMLDW